In Nocardioides oleivorans, the following are encoded in one genomic region:
- a CDS encoding glycosyltransferase: MSDDAVVVASVPARHVYVRHLAETVETRVLRLPDPDPDDPSRIARGAWWPPVMLDPAWIAREDFDVFHLQFGFDAWSADGLRTVVDALRRKGTPLVYTVHDLRNPHHEDRTLHDAQLDVLVPAADALVTLTEGAAAEIRRRWGRTAHVVPHPHVVDLATMQSVHDAAPERGRGPRIGLHVKSLRASMNPLTLLSTLLAYVAATPGAVLQVNGHRDVLETAGARYDEPLARKLRLAAARGLVDLRVHDFMTDDDLYAYLASLDVSVLPYRFGTHSGWLEACRDVGTTVVAPDCGYYADQGPVFTFHNDGLDRDGSSLRAALEDAVAHPGWGAVTVAERRAQRTEVADFHAELYRSLARVRGTLDG; this comes from the coding sequence GTGAGCGACGACGCCGTGGTGGTCGCGTCGGTGCCCGCACGTCACGTCTACGTCCGACACCTCGCGGAGACGGTGGAGACCCGCGTGCTACGGCTGCCCGACCCCGATCCCGACGACCCGAGTCGGATCGCCCGTGGCGCGTGGTGGCCGCCGGTGATGCTGGACCCCGCGTGGATCGCGCGCGAGGACTTCGACGTCTTCCACCTCCAGTTCGGCTTCGACGCGTGGTCGGCCGACGGGCTCCGCACGGTGGTCGACGCGCTGCGGCGCAAGGGCACCCCGCTCGTCTACACGGTCCACGACCTGCGCAACCCGCACCACGAGGACCGCACGCTGCACGACGCGCAGCTGGACGTGCTGGTCCCGGCGGCCGACGCCCTCGTCACCCTCACCGAGGGTGCCGCCGCGGAGATCCGGCGACGGTGGGGGCGCACGGCGCACGTCGTCCCGCACCCGCACGTCGTGGACCTCGCGACGATGCAGAGCGTCCACGACGCTGCTCCCGAGCGCGGGCGCGGGCCGCGCATCGGCCTGCACGTGAAGAGCCTGCGGGCGAGCATGAACCCGCTCACCCTGCTGTCCACCCTCCTTGCGTACGTCGCCGCGACCCCGGGTGCCGTCCTGCAGGTCAACGGCCACCGCGACGTGCTCGAGACCGCCGGCGCCCGCTACGACGAGCCGCTGGCCCGGAAGCTGCGGCTCGCCGCGGCACGCGGTCTGGTCGACCTGCGGGTGCACGACTTCATGACCGACGACGACCTCTACGCCTACCTCGCCTCGCTGGACGTGTCCGTCCTGCCCTACCGCTTCGGCACCCACTCGGGATGGCTGGAGGCGTGTCGCGACGTCGGGACCACCGTCGTGGCCCCCGACTGCGGCTACTACGCCGACCAAGGACCGGTGTTCACCTTCCACAACGACGGGCTGGACCGGGACGGCTCGTCCCTGCGCGCAGCGCTGGAGGACGCGGTGGCGCACCCGGGCTGGGGGGCCGTCACCGTGGCCGAGCGGCGGGCCCAGCGGACGGAGGTCGCCGACTTCCACGCGGAGCTCTACCGCTCGCTCGCGCGGGTCCGAGGCACACTCGACGGGTGA
- a CDS encoding glycosyltransferase produces MTGGLRVCLIASSRFPIREPFAGGLEAHTSTLATELHRRGNTVSVFAAPGSHLECPVELLDVPPFRASRAARADVAAPPELWMQEHHAYLTLMMRLVRSGAREFDVVLNNSLHHLPVAMASVLPVPMVTILHTPPVPWLESAIEVAGSGSTFVTVSAAMGRAWAHATTSHTILNGVDGARWKPGPGGQDAVWSGRIAPEKAPHEAIDAARRSGRAIVLAGPIMDEDYFEKEVRHRLGPEVRYAGHLGQEELCRLVGSSEVALVTPTWDEPFGLVAAEAMSCGTPVAGYARGGLVEIVTPESGRLATSRDVPALAVAIDAAAGLDRRAVHAHATAAHGLARMVDDYEALFASLLLEEAA; encoded by the coding sequence GTGACCGGGGGTCTGCGCGTGTGCCTGATCGCCTCCAGCAGGTTCCCGATCCGCGAGCCCTTCGCCGGCGGGCTGGAGGCGCACACCTCCACCCTCGCGACCGAGCTCCACCGGCGTGGGAACACCGTGTCGGTCTTCGCGGCGCCGGGGTCCCACCTCGAGTGCCCGGTCGAGCTCCTCGACGTGCCGCCGTTCCGCGCGAGCCGCGCGGCACGTGCCGACGTCGCGGCCCCTCCCGAGCTCTGGATGCAGGAGCACCACGCCTACCTGACGCTGATGATGCGGCTGGTCCGCAGTGGAGCCCGCGAGTTCGACGTGGTGCTCAACAACAGCCTCCACCACCTGCCGGTGGCGATGGCGTCGGTGCTGCCCGTGCCGATGGTGACGATCCTGCACACGCCGCCCGTCCCGTGGCTCGAGTCGGCGATCGAGGTCGCAGGATCGGGCAGCACCTTCGTCACGGTCAGCGCGGCGATGGGACGCGCCTGGGCCCACGCCACGACGTCGCACACCATCCTCAACGGCGTCGACGGGGCTCGCTGGAAGCCCGGCCCGGGTGGGCAGGACGCGGTCTGGTCCGGGCGCATCGCACCGGAGAAGGCGCCCCACGAGGCGATCGATGCCGCGCGACGCAGTGGGCGCGCGATCGTGCTCGCCGGTCCGATCATGGACGAGGACTACTTCGAGAAGGAGGTCCGGCACCGGCTCGGTCCCGAGGTGCGCTACGCCGGGCACCTCGGCCAGGAGGAGCTCTGCCGGCTGGTGGGCTCGTCCGAGGTCGCGCTGGTGACGCCCACCTGGGACGAGCCGTTCGGCCTGGTCGCCGCCGAGGCGATGTCGTGCGGGACACCCGTGGCGGGATACGCCCGCGGCGGTCTCGTGGAGATCGTGACCCCCGAGTCGGGACGGCTCGCGACCTCCCGCGACGTGCCCGCACTCGCGGTTGCCATCGACGCCGCCGCCGGGCTCGACCGCCGTGCGGTCCACGCGCACGCGACCGCTGCGCACGGCCTCGCCCGGATGGTCGACGACTACGAGGCCCTGTTCGCGTCGCTGCTCCTCGAGGAGGCCGCGTGA
- a CDS encoding GAF and ANTAR domain-containing protein: MDQLRRVCLAARAGLGMATAVVLVRSDSESETLAAASDRMGADAAELEYSLGEGPSRDALRLGRPVLRGDLDGDAAWVAYAPALAARGLRSVFALPLQVGAARFGVLTMYGRDPQVLDAERTTRCLAMAELATQVLLRGTASGASDSLAHALDEAIDLRVEMFQAQGVVMVALRTDLATALARMRAHAFQTGRSLHEVSLDILAGRLTLTDEGSDS; the protein is encoded by the coding sequence GTGGACCAGCTCCGGCGGGTGTGCCTCGCCGCCCGCGCCGGGCTCGGGATGGCGACGGCGGTGGTGCTCGTCCGCTCCGACAGCGAGAGCGAGACGCTGGCGGCGGCCTCGGACCGGATGGGAGCCGACGCTGCCGAGCTCGAGTACAGCCTGGGGGAAGGCCCCTCGCGCGACGCCCTCCGCCTCGGTCGGCCGGTCCTGCGCGGGGATCTCGACGGCGACGCCGCCTGGGTGGCGTACGCGCCCGCCCTCGCCGCCCGGGGCCTGCGCTCCGTGTTCGCCCTTCCGCTCCAGGTGGGGGCGGCCAGGTTCGGCGTGCTCACGATGTACGGCCGCGACCCGCAGGTGCTCGACGCCGAGCGGACCACACGCTGCCTGGCGATGGCCGAGCTGGCCACGCAGGTCCTGCTGCGCGGCACCGCCAGCGGGGCGAGCGACAGCCTGGCCCACGCGCTGGACGAGGCGATCGACCTCCGGGTCGAGATGTTCCAGGCCCAGGGCGTGGTGATGGTCGCGCTGCGCACCGACCTGGCCACGGCGCTCGCCCGGATGCGGGCGCACGCCTTCCAGACAGGCAGGAGCCTCCACGAGGTGTCGCTCGACATCCTCGCCGGCCGCTTGACGCTCACCGATGAAGGGT
- a CDS encoding glycosyltransferase family 2 protein, which translates to MRIRTAVVTIAHGRHEHLHRQRESLLAGSLRPDLHVVVAMSDPVLESWRPEGPVPTRVVRAPDDARGLPLAAARNLGAAVATEAGATVVVGLDVDCLVGTDLVAAYRDAVRSEPTVLWSGPVTYLPASARGIAPSALAEHDAPHPARPAPAPGQRWTGGDPDLFWSLSYAVHSRTWSSVGGFCEEYAGYGGEDTDLGRTWAASGRPLGWVGGARAYHQHHDTESPPVRHLDDILRNGALFARRWGWWPMTGWLASFEEQGLVVRLPDGGWARGSAT; encoded by the coding sequence ATGAGGATCCGCACGGCCGTGGTCACCATCGCCCACGGTCGTCACGAGCACCTCCACCGGCAGCGCGAGTCCCTCCTGGCCGGCAGCCTGCGTCCCGACCTCCACGTCGTGGTCGCGATGTCCGACCCGGTGCTCGAGTCGTGGCGGCCGGAGGGACCGGTGCCCACGCGCGTGGTCCGCGCACCTGATGACGCGCGCGGGTTGCCGCTGGCCGCAGCCCGCAACCTGGGCGCCGCCGTGGCGACCGAGGCCGGCGCCACGGTGGTCGTCGGCCTGGACGTCGACTGCCTGGTCGGGACCGACCTGGTGGCGGCGTACCGCGACGCCGTGCGCTCGGAGCCGACGGTCCTCTGGTCGGGGCCCGTGACCTACCTCCCGGCCTCGGCGCGGGGGATCGCCCCGTCGGCGCTCGCGGAGCACGACGCCCCGCACCCCGCACGTCCCGCGCCGGCACCGGGCCAGCGGTGGACCGGGGGTGACCCCGACCTGTTCTGGTCGCTGTCCTACGCCGTGCACTCCCGCACGTGGTCGAGCGTCGGAGGCTTCTGCGAGGAGTACGCCGGCTACGGGGGCGAGGACACCGACCTCGGCCGGACCTGGGCGGCGTCGGGACGTCCCCTGGGCTGGGTCGGCGGAGCGCGGGCCTACCACCAGCACCACGACACGGAGAGTCCTCCGGTGCGGCACCTCGACGACATCCTGCGCAACGGCGCCCTCTTCGCGCGGCGGTGGGGGTGGTGGCCGATGACCGGCTGGCTGGCGTCCTTCGAGGAGCAGGGGCTCGTCGTACGCCTCCCCGACGGCGGCTGGGCACGCGGGAGCGCCACGTGA
- a CDS encoding DUF3253 domain-containing protein, translated as MSDSDQRLEAAILDLLARRAPTATICPSDAAREVGDADGWRELMEPARRAAARLVARGEVEITQGGQVVDLATAKGPIRIRRR; from the coding sequence GTGAGCGACTCCGACCAGCGCCTCGAGGCAGCGATCCTCGACCTGCTCGCCCGACGGGCCCCGACGGCGACCATCTGCCCGTCCGACGCAGCCCGCGAGGTGGGCGACGCCGACGGCTGGCGCGAGCTGATGGAGCCTGCCCGCCGGGCCGCCGCCCGGCTCGTCGCGCGCGGCGAGGTCGAGATCACCCAGGGCGGCCAGGTGGTCGACCTCGCCACGGCGAAGGGCCCCATCAGGATCCGCCGCCGGTGA
- a CDS encoding sigma-70 family RNA polymerase sigma factor translates to MRPLSTPPTPDRAETTARLVDRLRGDVDPVQREELVLELILVNLPVARRIARKFGGRGCEGEDLEQTAYVALVKAAQRFDPTAGHDFLTYAVPCITGETKRHFRDHGWMVRPPRPVQELRMLVEREQVRPDPTTGRPPTERELAARLDVAVELVREALQTAGCFAPSSLDRPVPGTADLVLADTLVDARSVSDFELAEARTVLGPVLSALAPFDRRLLHLSFVDERTQREIGDELGLSQSQVSRLVRDTLARLRETIDGAAGSCRDAAA, encoded by the coding sequence ATGCGCCCCCTCAGCACCCCGCCGACGCCTGACCGGGCCGAGACCACCGCCCGGCTCGTCGACCGGCTCCGCGGAGACGTCGATCCCGTGCAGCGCGAGGAGCTGGTCCTCGAGCTGATCCTCGTCAACCTCCCCGTCGCCCGGCGCATCGCCCGGAAGTTCGGGGGGCGCGGGTGCGAGGGCGAGGACCTCGAGCAGACCGCCTACGTCGCGCTGGTCAAGGCGGCCCAGCGCTTCGACCCGACGGCCGGGCACGACTTCCTGACCTACGCGGTGCCGTGCATCACGGGCGAGACCAAACGGCACTTCCGCGACCACGGGTGGATGGTCCGGCCACCTCGCCCGGTCCAGGAGCTGAGGATGCTCGTCGAGCGCGAGCAGGTGCGGCCCGACCCGACGACGGGTCGACCGCCGACCGAGCGCGAGCTGGCGGCGCGCCTCGACGTCGCGGTGGAGCTCGTGCGAGAGGCGCTCCAGACCGCCGGATGCTTCGCGCCGTCCTCCCTCGACCGCCCCGTTCCCGGGACCGCCGACCTCGTCCTCGCCGACACCTTGGTGGACGCGCGCTCGGTGAGTGACTTCGAGCTGGCGGAGGCCCGGACAGTCCTCGGTCCCGTGCTGTCGGCACTGGCACCGTTCGACCGACGCCTCCTGCACCTGAGCTTCGTCGACGAGAGGACCCAGCGCGAGATCGGCGACGAGCTCGGCCTGAGCCAGTCCCAGGTCTCCCGGCTCGTGCGGGACACCCTCGCGCGCCTGCGCGAGACCATCGACGGCGCGGCCGGGTCGTGCCGGGACGCGGCCGCGTGA